A region of Periplaneta americana isolate PAMFEO1 chromosome 16, P.americana_PAMFEO1_priV1, whole genome shotgun sequence DNA encodes the following proteins:
- the LOC138691489 gene encoding ankyrin repeat domain-containing protein 65-like isoform X1, whose product MAKPNPLPDLKQRVKTLEGQVRLLLPLIEEVRVLKERMDSRFLHGLELRKEEEKVGSNNNTEELKEKLKLRERELRETQAELKKLKEESEREKAELRQLWLQQEESYQDQLGKLRKDLEAEREMRRQLEESNEEALRALREELQANGEELKKLAEELQAERQKVAKQRAAAEIRPNLEQKDRQGRSRLHRAAERGDTHRVLQLSDAGSQVNAVDHDGCTPLYLAAYRGHQDACRALLAAGTRLDVKGGPQGCTALHVAAVSGHRAVCELLLAAGARPNEPDDADQWTALHCAAHVGHASVVQLLLQHGAERGAREKEGRTALDLARQFRRTGVAVMLQD is encoded by the exons ATGGCAAAACCCAACCCACTTCCTGACCTCAAGCAGCGAGTGAAGACCCTGGAGGGACAGGTTCGACTGCTGCTTCCTCTCATAGAGGAGGTCAGGGTCCTCAAGGAGAGGATGGACTCGCGGTTCCTGCATGGCCTAGAATTAaggaaggaagaggaaaaagtagGGAGTAACAATAACACTGAGGAGCTGAAGGAGAAATTGAAGCTGAGAGAGAGGGAATTAAGAGAAACACAAGCTGAACTGAAAAAGCTCAAAGAAGAATCGGAAAGG GAGAAAGCAGAACTGAGGCAGTTGTGGCTCCAGCAGGAAGAA AGTTACCAGGATCAGCTGGGGAAGCTGAGAAAAGATTTGGAGGCTGAGCGGGAGATGAGGCGCCAGCTGGAAGAA agTAACGAGGAAGCCCTGCGAGCTCTCCGAGAAGAACTGCAGGCGAATGGGGAGGAACTGAAGAAGCTGGCAGAGGAACTGCAAGCAGAGCGCCAGAAGGTAGCA AAGCAGAGAGCTGCGGCTGAGATTAGGCCCAACCTGGAGCAGAAAGACAGGCAAGGCAGGAGTCGTCTGCACCGGGCAGCAGAGCGGGGAGACACACACAGGGTGCTGCAGCTCTCGGATGCAGGCAGCCAGGTGAACGCCGTGGATCATGATGGCTGCACGCCCTTGTACCTGGCAGCATATAGAGGCCACCAGGATGCGTGCAGGGCGCTGCTGGCTGCCGGAACGCGCCTGGATGTGAAGGGAGGACCACAGGGCTGCACTGCTCTGCATGTGGCTGCAGTCAGTGGGCACCGTGCAGTGTGTGAGCTGCTGCTGGCAGCTGGGGCGCGGCCCAACGAGCCTGATGATGCAGACCAGTGGACTGCACTGCACTGTGCAGCACATGTGGGCCACGCCTCAGTGGTGCAGCTGCTGTTGCAGCATGGCGCTGAGCGGGGGGCGAGGGAAAAGGAGGGACGGACGGCCCTGGACCTGGCGCGTCAGTTCAGGCGCACAGGAGTAGCGGTCATGCTGCAGGACTGA
- the LOC138691489 gene encoding 26S proteasome non-ATPase regulatory subunit 10-like isoform X2, translating to MAKPNPLPDLKQRVKTLEGQVRLLLPLIEEVRVLKERMDSRFLHGLELRKEEEKVGSNNNTEELKEKLKLRERELRETQAELKKLKEESEREKAELRQLWLQQEESYQDQLGKLRKDLEAEREMRRQLEESNEEALRALREELQANGEELKKLAEELQAERQKKQRAAAEIRPNLEQKDRQGRSRLHRAAERGDTHRVLQLSDAGSQVNAVDHDGCTPLYLAAYRGHQDACRALLAAGTRLDVKGGPQGCTALHVAAVSGHRAVCELLLAAGARPNEPDDADQWTALHCAAHVGHASVVQLLLQHGAERGAREKEGRTALDLARQFRRTGVAVMLQD from the exons ATGGCAAAACCCAACCCACTTCCTGACCTCAAGCAGCGAGTGAAGACCCTGGAGGGACAGGTTCGACTGCTGCTTCCTCTCATAGAGGAGGTCAGGGTCCTCAAGGAGAGGATGGACTCGCGGTTCCTGCATGGCCTAGAATTAaggaaggaagaggaaaaagtagGGAGTAACAATAACACTGAGGAGCTGAAGGAGAAATTGAAGCTGAGAGAGAGGGAATTAAGAGAAACACAAGCTGAACTGAAAAAGCTCAAAGAAGAATCGGAAAGG GAGAAAGCAGAACTGAGGCAGTTGTGGCTCCAGCAGGAAGAA AGTTACCAGGATCAGCTGGGGAAGCTGAGAAAAGATTTGGAGGCTGAGCGGGAGATGAGGCGCCAGCTGGAAGAA agTAACGAGGAAGCCCTGCGAGCTCTCCGAGAAGAACTGCAGGCGAATGGGGAGGAACTGAAGAAGCTGGCAGAGGAACTGCAAGCAGAGCGCCAGAAG AAGCAGAGAGCTGCGGCTGAGATTAGGCCCAACCTGGAGCAGAAAGACAGGCAAGGCAGGAGTCGTCTGCACCGGGCAGCAGAGCGGGGAGACACACACAGGGTGCTGCAGCTCTCGGATGCAGGCAGCCAGGTGAACGCCGTGGATCATGATGGCTGCACGCCCTTGTACCTGGCAGCATATAGAGGCCACCAGGATGCGTGCAGGGCGCTGCTGGCTGCCGGAACGCGCCTGGATGTGAAGGGAGGACCACAGGGCTGCACTGCTCTGCATGTGGCTGCAGTCAGTGGGCACCGTGCAGTGTGTGAGCTGCTGCTGGCAGCTGGGGCGCGGCCCAACGAGCCTGATGATGCAGACCAGTGGACTGCACTGCACTGTGCAGCACATGTGGGCCACGCCTCAGTGGTGCAGCTGCTGTTGCAGCATGGCGCTGAGCGGGGGGCGAGGGAAAAGGAGGGACGGACGGCCCTGGACCTGGCGCGTCAGTTCAGGCGCACAGGAGTAGCGGTCATGCTGCAGGACTGA